A DNA window from Caulobacter mirabilis contains the following coding sequences:
- a CDS encoding ATP-binding protein — protein MKTGDRRRRRQAGVDAATARWFFDNAMDMFAVVSPAGVFVDAGAGWDKTTGWTREDLVGHPVLDFVHPDSQAEAADTVRRLRRDGEATNCLQVACKNGGWLWLEGRSRLGPGGELIGILRDVTRERREKDELEAARRMQSMLSEAAGLGTWSYESRERRIEWSHDILAMSGWSAEDIAEPERFYELIPLEDREAVRAVFAAGVLKGVGATIEHRLQTRDGRWLTMRATFRTEPRGGIFALKGISQNVSELVEARDAARAGEARVQALMERARMDAWRQELALDAAEAGAFEINHLARTFWASETFFRVVGRRMNYTDVAQTVWPFVHAEDRELVSAANRRWSQGEENISMEFRIHHGEGVERWVRVFYRLDRPTRRGVGLVLDIDARKRQELALVEAQRAAETAAEAKARFLANMSHEIRTPMNGVIGVLHLLKNEPVSDEGRRLLDEALSCGAMLSTLLDDVIDFERIEAGRLDLSEEAVEAADLVRSVIRLLEPQAAAKGLTLALDEAEALGWVWTDPVRLRQCLFNLIGNAVKFTLDGGVRVRCERPASDRLAFIVEDTGVGIRPEAQVKLFERFHQADASATRRFGGSGLGLAITRRLAEMMGGSVSFVSTPGAGSTFRLEIAAQVASPRAADAQAESRLLEGLKILVVEDNATNRTIACKLLETLGAIAHTAADGLEGVQAATAGGFDLVLMDIQMPGIDGLEAARRIRALPGPAGVTPIVALTANVLSHQRQTYLAAGMDGVVGKPISPAALLAEIARIASPADVSETHVA, from the coding sequence ATGAAGACCGGCGACAGAAGAAGGCGGCGGCAGGCCGGCGTCGACGCCGCGACCGCGCGCTGGTTCTTCGACAACGCCATGGACATGTTCGCGGTGGTCTCGCCCGCCGGCGTCTTCGTCGACGCCGGCGCCGGCTGGGACAAGACCACGGGCTGGACGCGCGAGGACCTGGTCGGCCATCCCGTCCTGGACTTCGTCCACCCCGACAGCCAGGCCGAGGCCGCCGACACCGTCCGACGCCTGCGGCGCGACGGCGAGGCGACGAACTGCCTGCAGGTGGCCTGCAAGAACGGGGGCTGGCTATGGCTGGAAGGTCGTTCTCGGCTGGGGCCCGGCGGCGAGTTGATCGGCATCCTGCGGGACGTCACCCGGGAACGGCGCGAGAAGGACGAGCTCGAGGCGGCGCGCCGGATGCAGTCGATGCTGTCCGAGGCGGCCGGGCTCGGGACCTGGAGCTACGAATCCCGGGAACGCCGGATCGAATGGTCGCACGACATCCTGGCGATGAGCGGCTGGTCGGCCGAGGACATCGCCGAACCCGAGCGCTTCTACGAGCTCATTCCTCTTGAGGACCGCGAGGCCGTCAGGGCCGTGTTCGCGGCGGGAGTCCTGAAGGGAGTCGGCGCCACGATCGAGCATCGCCTACAGACCCGCGACGGGCGCTGGCTGACGATGCGGGCCACCTTCCGCACGGAGCCTCGAGGCGGAATCTTCGCCCTCAAGGGCATCTCCCAGAACGTGTCGGAACTGGTCGAGGCCCGGGACGCCGCCCGCGCCGGCGAGGCTCGGGTCCAGGCGCTCATGGAGCGGGCGCGGATGGACGCCTGGCGCCAGGAGCTGGCGCTCGACGCGGCCGAGGCGGGGGCCTTCGAGATCAACCATCTGGCGCGGACCTTCTGGGCCAGCGAGACCTTCTTCCGGGTCGTCGGTCGGCGGATGAACTACACTGACGTCGCCCAGACGGTCTGGCCCTTCGTGCATGCCGAGGATCGTGAGCTGGTCAGCGCCGCGAACCGCCGCTGGTCGCAGGGCGAAGAGAACATCTCGATGGAGTTCCGCATCCATCACGGCGAGGGCGTCGAGCGTTGGGTCCGGGTGTTCTACCGACTCGACCGACCCACCCGGCGGGGTGTCGGCCTGGTCCTCGACATCGATGCGCGCAAACGGCAGGAGCTGGCCCTGGTCGAGGCGCAGCGGGCGGCGGAGACGGCGGCCGAGGCCAAGGCCCGGTTCCTGGCGAACATGAGCCACGAGATCCGCACGCCCATGAACGGCGTCATCGGCGTGCTCCACCTGCTCAAGAATGAACCGGTCAGCGACGAAGGTCGCCGACTGTTGGACGAGGCGCTCAGCTGCGGGGCGATGCTCTCGACGCTGCTCGACGACGTCATCGACTTCGAGCGGATCGAAGCCGGCCGGCTGGATCTTTCGGAAGAGGCGGTCGAGGCCGCGGACCTGGTCCGCAGCGTGATCCGTCTGCTCGAGCCCCAGGCTGCGGCCAAGGGGCTGACGCTGGCCCTCGACGAGGCCGAGGCATTGGGCTGGGTCTGGACCGATCCGGTGCGTTTGCGGCAGTGCCTGTTCAACCTGATCGGCAACGCGGTGAAGTTCACGCTGGATGGCGGCGTGCGCGTCCGCTGCGAGCGGCCGGCGTCCGATCGTCTGGCCTTCATCGTGGAGGACACCGGCGTCGGCATCCGGCCGGAGGCGCAGGTGAAGCTGTTCGAGCGTTTCCACCAGGCCGACGCGTCGGCGACGCGGCGCTTCGGCGGCTCGGGGCTCGGTCTGGCGATCACCCGCCGCCTGGCGGAGATGATGGGCGGCTCGGTGAGCTTCGTCTCCACGCCCGGCGCGGGCTCGACCTTCCGGCTGGAGATCGCCGCCCAGGTTGCAAGTCCGCGGGCCGCGGACGCCCAGGCGGAGAGCAGGCTGCTCGAAGGCTTGAAGATACTGGTCGTCGAGGACAACGCCACCAACCGCACGATCGCCTGCAAGCTTCTGGAGACGCTCGGCGCGATCGCGCACACGGCGGCGGACGGCTTGGAGGGGGTTCAGGCCGCGACGGCGGGCGGCTTCGACCTGGTCCTGATGGATATCCAGATGCCCGGCATCGACGGCTTGGAGGCCGCTCGGCGGATCCGGGCCTTGCCGGGCCCGGCGGGTGTGACTCCCATCGTGGCTTTGACCGCGAACGTGCTATCCCACCAGCGTCAGACCTATCTCGCGGCCGGGATGGACGGCGTGGTCGGAAAGCCGATTTCGCCCGCCGCCCTGTTGGCCGAAATCGCCCGCATCGCATCCCCGGCCGACGTTTCGGAGACCCACGTCGCGTGA
- a CDS encoding CaiB/BaiF CoA transferase family protein, with translation MRRPLEGVRVLTIEHFGAGPYATQLMAELGAEVIKIESPSLGGDASRPTGPFMLGEHDSQYFQTFSRSKKSAAVELKTHQGRADFERLVAGADAVVNNLRGDQPVKLGLTYEALKAINPAVVCGHLSAYGRGNSREAWPGYDYPMQAECGLMSLTGEPDGPPARMGVSIIDFMTGSTFAFGVVSGVLSARTTGLGCDIDVSLFDVALHQLSYPAIWAMNERHPTDRLPAGAHPSLAPVQRVKTKDGYGQLMCMTQKFWLELCAIAERPDLVADPRFADLAARRANRPALTEAIDALFATRTTAEWHALFAGRVPFGPVNGLFEALDNPFVAEIGMRDMVEHPDRPQGLHMLAAPVKVDGNRMPGRRAPKLGEQTEELLG, from the coding sequence ATGAGACGGCCTCTCGAAGGCGTGCGGGTGCTGACGATCGAACATTTCGGAGCCGGTCCTTACGCCACCCAGCTGATGGCCGAACTCGGGGCGGAGGTGATCAAGATCGAGAGCCCGTCCCTGGGCGGCGACGCCTCGCGTCCCACCGGCCCGTTCATGCTCGGCGAGCACGACAGCCAGTATTTCCAGACCTTCTCACGCTCGAAGAAGAGCGCCGCGGTCGAGCTGAAGACCCACCAGGGCCGCGCCGACTTCGAGCGGCTCGTGGCGGGCGCCGACGCGGTGGTGAACAACCTGCGCGGCGACCAGCCGGTCAAGCTGGGCCTCACCTATGAGGCCCTGAAGGCGATCAACCCCGCTGTCGTCTGCGGCCACCTGTCGGCCTACGGCCGGGGCAACAGTCGCGAGGCCTGGCCGGGCTATGACTATCCGATGCAGGCCGAGTGCGGGCTGATGAGCCTGACCGGCGAGCCGGACGGCCCGCCGGCGCGGATGGGCGTTTCGATCATCGACTTCATGACGGGTTCGACCTTCGCCTTCGGGGTCGTGTCCGGCGTCCTGTCGGCGCGGACGACCGGCTTGGGCTGCGACATCGACGTGTCGCTGTTCGACGTCGCCCTGCACCAGCTCAGCTATCCGGCGATCTGGGCGATGAACGAGCGCCATCCGACCGACCGCCTGCCCGCCGGCGCCCACCCCTCGCTCGCGCCGGTGCAGCGCGTGAAGACCAAGGACGGCTACGGCCAGCTGATGTGCATGACGCAGAAGTTCTGGCTGGAGCTTTGCGCGATCGCCGAACGCCCGGACCTGGTCGCCGACCCGCGCTTCGCCGACCTCGCCGCCCGTCGCGCCAACCGGCCCGCGCTGACCGAGGCGATCGACGCCCTGTTCGCGACCCGCACCACGGCGGAATGGCACGCCCTGTTCGCCGGCCGCGTCCCCTTCGGCCCCGTCAACGGCCTGTTCGAGGCGCTGGACAATCCGTTCGTGGCCGAGATCGGCATGCGCGACATGGTGGAGCATCCCGACCGCCCCCAGGGCCTGCACATGCTGGCCGCGCCGGTGAAGGTCGACGGAAACCGCATGCCCGGCCGACGCGCGCCCAAGCTGGGCGAACAGACGGAAGAGCTGCTGGGGTAG
- a CDS encoding TonB-dependent receptor, with protein MRSNTRAGVTARAKRALSVAAVAGAAGLSLAPALALAADATAADADQPTDVSGVDIVGAKGHAPSSPKLTATPLDTPQTITVVSDRTVRDQNLMTLRDILTTVPGITFGAGEGGGGYGDSINLRGYSANNDITTDGLRDSAQYTRSDPFNLQQIEVVNGANSVYSGAGSLGGSINLVSKLPHARDTALITGGLGTDGYGRLTVDANKVVADGIAVRLNAMKHKNDVPGRDVETYDRWGIAPSVTFGVGGPIEATLSYFHQEDDNTPEYGVPYGSNIIVNGPLPGVDRSTYFGYRNMDRQKTQVDSLTGRVRWTFNDNITLSNISRWQKVTQDLLVNPPQGTWCLNNGFSAQPSTTFQPVACTPAGSYTLSGPRGNIRDTENQQWVSQTDVNLKFDTFGWKHNMVVGFSISHETYDLTTGNIQRTTAGVAPAYPQMTLRNPVNVYTGPRNFFLSAISEGELNNQALYVFDTVELNDQWQLNGGLRYEKNDGEFINTPYTVVGGVATPGVTTRAKSDENLFSFRLGVVYKPVENASLYLAYGNTETPSQGTVNGGCSVTTNPNCDVDPEEGEVIELGAKWDVFDSRLSLTGAIFQNERSKFRVNDLTTNLPQQLDGKSRVRGLTLGAAGQINERWTVIANYTYLDSEILQNVVDGVLDAQKGDPLPNTPKHAFNLWTSYMITDKIMVGYGATFSGEYAFQRPTGSTALYHAPSYWVHNAAVTWTATDNISLQLNIKNLTDEEYYTRIRSANGFGWATPGDARSAQVTLNYRF; from the coding sequence ATGCGATCCAACACCCGCGCCGGCGTGACCGCCCGCGCCAAGCGCGCCCTGAGCGTGGCCGCCGTCGCCGGCGCCGCCGGCCTCTCGCTCGCGCCCGCCCTGGCTCTGGCCGCCGACGCGACCGCCGCCGACGCCGATCAGCCGACCGACGTCTCGGGCGTCGATATCGTCGGGGCCAAGGGCCATGCGCCGTCCTCGCCGAAGCTGACGGCCACGCCGCTCGATACGCCCCAGACCATCACCGTCGTCTCCGATCGGACGGTCCGCGATCAGAACCTGATGACTCTGCGCGACATCCTGACCACGGTGCCGGGGATCACCTTCGGCGCCGGCGAAGGCGGCGGCGGCTACGGCGACAGCATCAATCTGCGCGGCTATTCGGCCAACAACGACATCACCACCGACGGGCTCCGCGACAGCGCCCAGTACACCCGCAGCGATCCTTTCAACCTGCAGCAGATCGAGGTCGTGAACGGGGCCAACTCGGTCTATTCGGGCGCCGGCTCGCTGGGCGGCTCGATCAACCTGGTCAGCAAGCTCCCGCACGCCCGCGATACGGCCCTCATCACCGGCGGCCTGGGCACGGACGGCTACGGTCGCCTGACCGTCGACGCGAACAAGGTGGTGGCCGACGGGATCGCCGTCCGGCTGAACGCGATGAAGCACAAGAACGACGTGCCGGGCCGGGACGTCGAAACCTACGACCGCTGGGGGATCGCACCCTCGGTCACCTTCGGCGTCGGCGGTCCGATCGAAGCGACGCTGTCCTACTTCCACCAGGAAGACGACAACACGCCCGAGTACGGCGTGCCCTACGGCTCGAACATCATCGTCAACGGCCCGCTGCCGGGCGTCGATCGGTCGACCTACTTCGGCTACCGCAACATGGACCGGCAGAAGACCCAGGTCGACAGCCTGACCGGACGGGTGCGCTGGACGTTCAACGACAACATCACCCTGTCGAACATCAGCCGTTGGCAGAAGGTGACGCAGGATCTGCTGGTCAACCCGCCGCAGGGGACCTGGTGCCTGAACAACGGCTTCAGCGCCCAGCCGTCGACGACCTTCCAGCCGGTGGCCTGCACCCCGGCCGGCAGCTACACGCTTTCCGGTCCGCGCGGGAACATCCGCGACACCGAGAACCAGCAGTGGGTCAGCCAGACCGACGTGAACCTGAAGTTCGACACGTTCGGCTGGAAGCACAACATGGTGGTCGGCTTTTCGATCTCGCACGAGACCTACGACCTCACCACCGGCAACATCCAGCGGACCACCGCGGGCGTCGCCCCGGCCTATCCGCAGATGACGCTCCGCAACCCGGTCAACGTCTACACCGGCCCGCGGAACTTCTTCCTCAGCGCGATCAGCGAAGGCGAACTGAACAACCAGGCGCTCTACGTCTTCGACACGGTCGAGCTGAACGACCAGTGGCAGCTGAACGGCGGCCTGCGCTACGAGAAGAACGACGGCGAGTTCATCAACACGCCCTACACCGTGGTCGGCGGCGTCGCGACGCCGGGCGTCACCACCCGGGCCAAGAGCGATGAGAACCTGTTCTCGTTCCGCCTGGGCGTCGTCTACAAGCCGGTCGAGAACGCCAGCCTCTACCTGGCCTACGGCAACACCGAGACGCCGTCCCAGGGCACCGTCAATGGCGGCTGCTCGGTCACCACCAACCCCAACTGCGACGTCGATCCCGAGGAGGGCGAGGTCATCGAGCTGGGGGCCAAGTGGGACGTGTTCGACAGCCGCCTGTCGCTGACCGGCGCAATCTTCCAGAACGAGCGCAGCAAGTTCCGGGTCAACGACCTGACCACCAACCTGCCTCAGCAGCTGGACGGCAAGTCGCGCGTCCGCGGCCTGACGCTGGGCGCGGCCGGCCAGATCAATGAGCGCTGGACGGTCATCGCCAACTACACCTACCTGGACAGCGAAATCCTGCAGAACGTCGTGGACGGGGTGCTCGACGCCCAGAAGGGCGACCCGCTGCCCAACACGCCCAAGCACGCGTTCAACCTGTGGACCAGCTACATGATCACCGACAAGATCATGGTGGGCTACGGCGCGACCTTCTCGGGCGAGTACGCCTTCCAGCGGCCGACCGGCTCGACGGCGCTGTACCACGCGCCGAGCTACTGGGTGCACAACGCGGCGGTCACCTGGACGGCCACCGACAACATCAGCCTTCAGCTGAACATCAAGAACCTGACGGATGAGGAGTACTACACCCGCATCCGCTCCGCGAACGGCTTCGGCTGGGCCACGCCGGGCGACGCCCGGTCGGCTCAAGTCACCCTGAACTACCGGTTCTAG
- a CDS encoding MFS transporter has translation MTAEAPRAQDEQPASMRTVVAASSAGTAFEWYDFFVFGALTSIIGRNFFAELGETAGVLAALALFGAGFFFRPLGALIFGRIGDKAGRKGAFLITVVLMGAATFAIGLLPTYGQAGWVAPVLLILMRIVQGTALGGEYGGAAIYVAEHAPADKRGQMTGWIQTSAAFGLFGALIVILVTRTIVGEEAFTAWGWRIPFLVSAGLLVVSIFMRLKLSESPSFQKLKESGEATKAPFREAFGQWKNLKTVLLALTAIMFAQGAVWYCAFFYMPVFLERFLKVDPKTVNLLIIAATVVSAPLYVFFGWLSDKVGRKWVLWGGMTLAVIAFFPGFHQMARYANPALAEAEARMPVAVIADPATCSLQFDPVGKAQFVTSCDIAKAALANAGISYENREALPGAVASITVGGATVASFEGAGLGKAELKTAKAGFEERLQTALAKAGYPEKADPERMNLFGLFGVMLIFVVAATALYGPQASTLVELFPTRIRYTALSLPYHVGTGWVGGFVPFSAFAIVAATGNIYAGLWYPLLFTLVSVVCTLFLLPETRGRPLD, from the coding sequence ATGACGGCGGAAGCGCCGCGCGCCCAGGATGAACAGCCGGCGTCGATGCGTACGGTGGTGGCGGCGTCATCCGCCGGCACCGCGTTCGAGTGGTACGACTTCTTCGTCTTCGGGGCGCTGACCTCGATCATTGGCAGGAACTTCTTCGCCGAGCTGGGCGAAACGGCCGGAGTCCTGGCCGCGTTGGCCCTGTTTGGCGCGGGTTTCTTCTTCCGGCCGCTGGGGGCGCTGATCTTCGGCCGCATCGGCGACAAGGCCGGCCGCAAGGGCGCCTTCCTGATCACGGTGGTGCTGATGGGGGCGGCGACCTTCGCCATCGGCCTGCTGCCGACCTACGGCCAGGCGGGCTGGGTCGCGCCGGTGCTGCTGATCCTGATGCGGATCGTGCAGGGCACCGCCCTGGGCGGCGAATACGGCGGCGCGGCGATCTATGTCGCCGAGCACGCCCCGGCCGACAAGCGGGGCCAGATGACCGGCTGGATCCAGACCTCGGCGGCGTTCGGCCTGTTCGGCGCGCTGATCGTGATTCTGGTCACCCGCACGATCGTCGGGGAAGAGGCCTTCACCGCCTGGGGCTGGCGAATTCCGTTCCTGGTTTCGGCCGGCCTGCTGGTGGTCTCGATCTTCATGCGGCTGAAGCTGTCCGAAAGCCCGTCGTTCCAGAAGCTGAAGGAGAGCGGCGAGGCGACCAAGGCGCCGTTCAGGGAAGCCTTCGGCCAATGGAAGAACCTCAAGACGGTCCTGTTGGCCCTGACCGCCATCATGTTCGCCCAGGGCGCCGTCTGGTACTGCGCCTTCTTCTACATGCCGGTCTTCCTGGAGCGTTTCCTGAAGGTCGACCCAAAGACGGTGAACCTGCTGATCATCGCCGCCACCGTGGTCAGCGCGCCGCTGTACGTCTTCTTCGGCTGGCTGTCGGATAAGGTCGGCCGCAAATGGGTGCTGTGGGGCGGGATGACGCTGGCGGTCATCGCCTTCTTTCCCGGCTTCCACCAGATGGCGCGCTACGCCAACCCGGCCCTGGCCGAGGCTGAGGCCCGCATGCCGGTGGCGGTGATCGCCGATCCGGCCACCTGCAGCCTGCAGTTCGACCCGGTCGGCAAGGCGCAGTTCGTGACCTCCTGCGACATCGCCAAGGCCGCTCTGGCCAACGCCGGGATATCCTACGAGAACCGCGAGGCCCTGCCCGGGGCGGTCGCTTCCATCACGGTCGGCGGCGCGACCGTGGCCTCGTTCGAGGGCGCGGGCCTGGGCAAGGCGGAGCTGAAGACGGCCAAGGCCGGCTTCGAGGAACGTCTGCAGACGGCGCTGGCCAAGGCCGGCTATCCGGAGAAGGCCGATCCTGAGCGGATGAACCTGTTCGGGCTGTTCGGGGTGATGCTGATCTTCGTGGTCGCGGCCACCGCGCTCTACGGGCCGCAGGCCTCGACCCTGGTCGAGCTGTTCCCGACACGGATCCGCTACACCGCCTTGTCGCTGCCCTATCACGTCGGGACGGGTTGGGTCGGCGGCTTCGTGCCGTTCAGCGCCTTCGCCATCGTGGCGGCGACCGGGAACATCTACGCAGGCCTCTGGTACCCGCTGCTGTTCACCCTGGTCAGCGTGGTCTGCACCCTGTTTCTGCTGCCGGAGACGCGCGGGCGGCCCCTGGACTGA
- a CDS encoding Fe2+-dependent dioxygenase has protein sequence MMLQIPGVLTKDEVARIRALIDAAGWVDGGVTAGFQSGLAKRNRQLPEESAVAREAGAVIVAALNRHPLFVAGALPARIFPPLFNRYGVGETFGDHVDNAIRQTRDGALRIRTDLSATLFLTEPEAYDGGELTVDDTYGVHQVKLEAGDLILYPASSLHRVEAITRGERVSSFFWIQSLVRDDARRALLFDMDMAIQRAAQTLGQGDPSIVSLTGAYHNLLRMWAEP, from the coding sequence ATGATGCTTCAGATTCCCGGGGTGCTGACCAAGGACGAGGTCGCCCGGATACGTGCGCTGATCGACGCGGCGGGCTGGGTCGACGGCGGCGTCACCGCCGGCTTCCAGTCGGGCCTGGCCAAGCGCAACCGCCAGCTGCCGGAGGAGAGCGCCGTCGCTCGGGAGGCTGGGGCGGTCATCGTCGCGGCCCTGAACCGCCACCCCCTGTTCGTCGCGGGGGCGTTGCCAGCCAGGATCTTTCCGCCGCTGTTCAACCGCTACGGCGTCGGCGAAACCTTCGGCGACCATGTCGACAACGCCATCCGCCAGACCCGCGACGGGGCGCTGCGCATCCGCACCGACCTGTCCGCGACTCTGTTCCTGACCGAGCCCGAAGCCTATGACGGCGGCGAGCTGACCGTCGACGACACCTACGGCGTCCACCAGGTGAAGCTCGAGGCGGGGGACCTGATCCTCTATCCGGCCTCCAGCCTGCACCGGGTCGAGGCGATCACTCGCGGCGAGCGGGTGTCGTCCTTCTTCTGGATCCAGAGCCTGGTCCGCGACGACGCCCGCCGCGCGCTGCTGTTCGACATGGACATGGCGATCCAGCGGGCGGCTCAGACGCTGGGCCAGGGCGACCCCTCGATCGTCTCCCTGACCGGCGCCTACCACAACCTTCTGCGGATGTGGGCCGAGCCCTAG